In Thermospira aquatica, the following proteins share a genomic window:
- a CDS encoding alpha/beta hydrolase — protein MYLPAGYSKSTNKYPVLYMHDGQNLFESQKTGLKGAGSPVKWNVDEALETLISKKLANPCIIVGIFNTAKRIEEYSPPTNSSWRGLLGNYSRFIVEELKPWIDSNYRTDPSPRTTGVMGSSMGGLASFYLQMWYPEVFGFAGVVSPSFWWGNEQVLSHMNEGNWKNVQLMYIDAGWRESDEMIVPARHVYTKLSSKLGDRLWYYEDRNGTHSEGSWQNRVFIPLLLFTGKEKPTFSSWTPIIDPPVIGINDRSAVTIEVSYENGLKRTFFPSLSSKDMSISKEYILGKAAGPATLTISTPWGTTSTNLTILARSRDDIIIHFKSSKALTMEVFLYVSNNIQTQTNWQISFLKTNEISLIEKRGTRYHFRVLDETGKPLERNGKPMELSVTFTRDRDYVLDF, from the coding sequence ATATATCTTCCTGCTGGCTATTCCAAATCAACCAACAAATATCCCGTTCTTTACATGCATGATGGACAAAACCTCTTTGAAAGTCAGAAAACAGGACTCAAAGGAGCCGGTAGTCCTGTAAAATGGAATGTAGATGAAGCTCTTGAAACACTCATAAGTAAAAAATTAGCCAATCCGTGTATTATTGTAGGTATTTTCAACACAGCAAAAAGGATAGAAGAATACTCTCCCCCAACCAATTCTTCCTGGAGAGGCCTGTTGGGCAACTATTCCAGATTTATTGTGGAAGAATTGAAACCTTGGATAGATAGCAATTATCGTACTGATCCCTCTCCAAGAACAACAGGGGTGATGGGTTCCTCCATGGGAGGATTGGCTTCGTTTTATCTTCAGATGTGGTATCCAGAGGTTTTTGGGTTTGCGGGAGTAGTCTCCCCTTCTTTCTGGTGGGGAAATGAGCAAGTTCTCTCCCATATGAATGAAGGAAACTGGAAAAATGTTCAGTTGATGTATATTGATGCTGGATGGAGAGAGTCAGACGAAATGATCGTACCGGCAAGACACGTCTATACAAAACTTTCCTCAAAACTGGGTGATCGCCTGTGGTATTATGAAGACAGAAACGGCACCCATTCTGAAGGCTCCTGGCAAAACCGTGTTTTTATCCCTCTTCTTCTCTTTACTGGCAAGGAAAAACCCACGTTTTCTTCCTGGACCCCCATCATAGACCCACCAGTCATTGGTATAAATGACAGAAGTGCTGTTACCATCGAGGTAAGCTACGAAAATGGTTTAAAACGTACCTTTTTCCCTTCACTCTCGTCAAAGGATATGAGTATTTCGAAAGAATATATCCTGGGCAAAGCTGCCGGTCCAGCAACCTTAACGATTTCTACACCGTGGGGAACAACGTCCACAAATCTGACCATCCTTGCCAGAAGCAGAGATGATATCATCATCCATTTTAAGTCCTCAAAAGCTTTAACGATGGAGGTTTTTCTCTACGTAAGCAACAATATCCAGACACAAACCAACTGGCAGATTTCTTTTCTCAAAACTAACGAAATCTCCCTCATCGAAAAACGAGGAACGCGCTACCATTTTCGTGTTTTGGACGAAACGGGAAAACCCCTCGAAAGAAATGGAAAACCCATGGAACTCTCGGTAACCTTTACGCGTGACAGGGACTACGTACTTGACTTCTGA
- a CDS encoding acyl-CoA thioesterase: protein MNYIYELVFKVRDYECDLQGVVNNAVYQNYMEHTRHEFMKSLGLDFADLHYKGIDAFVARIEIAYKYPLRSGDEFVCRLAFEKEGKLKYIFYQDIYRLPDEKLIAQGRVVATTTVDGKLAVAEEVEKAFLRFLDQKSST from the coding sequence ATGAATTATATTTACGAACTGGTGTTTAAGGTAAGAGATTACGAATGTGATTTGCAGGGGGTGGTGAACAATGCGGTCTATCAGAATTATATGGAACACACCCGTCATGAATTTATGAAATCTCTAGGGCTTGATTTTGCAGATCTTCATTACAAGGGTATAGATGCTTTTGTTGCCAGGATTGAGATAGCGTATAAATATCCCTTACGTAGTGGTGATGAGTTTGTCTGCCGGCTTGCCTTTGAAAAAGAAGGAAAACTCAAGTATATTTTTTATCAAGATATCTACCGACTTCCCGATGAAAAACTCATTGCTCAGGGCAGGGTAGTAGCAACCACCACCGTTGATGGAAAACTTGCTGTGGCAGAAGAGGTTGAAAAAGCTTTTCTGCGCTTTCTTGATCAGAAGTCAAGTACGTAG
- a CDS encoding DUF4416 family protein codes for MGKPFEHEPVKLVIGVLFSDEKRYLLARERVCSLYGVLDYESPPFEFSFTHYYDEEMGVPIFRVFLSFEKLIQPEEIVEIKLQTNNIEEELAVEGKRLVNLDPGYMQLGKFILATTKDQMHRIYLARGIYAEVTLHYHKKNWQSWPWTYPDYASDDYKRILKEIREIYYKQLKAIGGNIPRHTEK; via the coding sequence GTGGGTAAGCCTTTTGAACATGAACCGGTGAAACTTGTGATAGGGGTACTCTTTTCTGATGAGAAGAGGTACCTTCTTGCCAGGGAAAGAGTATGTTCACTTTATGGTGTTCTGGATTATGAAAGTCCTCCTTTTGAATTTTCGTTTACCCATTATTATGATGAGGAAATGGGGGTTCCTATCTTTCGTGTTTTCCTCTCTTTTGAAAAATTGATTCAACCTGAAGAAATTGTTGAGATTAAGCTACAAACCAACAACATAGAAGAAGAATTGGCTGTTGAGGGGAAAAGGTTGGTAAATTTAGATCCCGGGTATATGCAGTTGGGAAAGTTTATTTTAGCGACCACGAAGGATCAGATGCATAGAATTTACCTTGCCAGGGGGATTTATGCCGAGGTGACCCTTCACTACCATAAGAAAAATTGGCAAAGCTGGCCATGGACGTATCCGGATTATGCAAGTGACGACTATAAGCGTATCTTGAAAGAGATTCGTGAAATTTACTATAAACAGTTGAAGGCTATAGGCGGCAATATACCTCGCCACACAGAAAAGTAG
- a CDS encoding TonB-dependent receptor codes for MKKFFWILACFCWIGVFVWGQENISSTIVLPDVKIVLEGDSSIPLQDQTNLELSGQEIDFGRVDLSELSRLRKSEYYKVELTNERKTPSFSLSSFRLFYGTSENLFSDITVGKRVDKLNYLVSYLRNSRGSLALSNSRLYNTEFKLDDINVDLIFTPSSQWEVQTEVGYYTRELGLYTNRGALSEQVRYFPAKIGVAFIADTYSLFQIGVEGNYLERQHKLLANEYTNQLFYHFSPSFSYEVSWAKDNFLKIDGAYFYVFQDTLFHEGNFGFLDRLNILSSLSLDVGTRLYFSSRDPFFWYPLVMMRYRYTQMLVFTLGLEGERQRFLGERLLEENQYFFVSTVRRDRWSPQIGIQYLPAENFSIKGNAFYHLYQVYANPVYLPERDMFTYEEKTNVSLLAIQGSLDWTLFKGLLWKNTLTYTLAFSQDIYEIESVLFSSFLEWKLQEIGLTATLRSRYYPHVQLANGATLPDAVILDLELSQKLGRDFYLEFAVDNILNQNHFQRPSLPEGGIQVLAGLRILL; via the coding sequence ATGAAAAAGTTTTTCTGGATTTTAGCGTGTTTTTGTTGGATAGGGGTTTTTGTTTGGGGTCAGGAAAATATTTCTTCAACTATTGTTTTACCTGATGTCAAGATTGTGCTAGAGGGAGATAGTTCTATACCTTTGCAGGATCAAACCAACCTTGAGTTAAGTGGACAGGAAATAGATTTTGGGAGGGTAGATCTCTCGGAACTTTCTCGTCTACGAAAAAGTGAATATTATAAAGTAGAACTTACCAATGAGAGGAAAACTCCTTCTTTTTCTCTTTCGAGTTTCCGTTTATTTTATGGTACAAGCGAAAATCTTTTTTCTGATATTACTGTGGGAAAACGTGTGGATAAATTAAACTATCTTGTCTCCTACTTGAGAAATTCTCGTGGAAGTTTGGCACTGTCTAATAGCCGTCTCTATAATACAGAATTTAAACTGGATGATATTAATGTGGATTTGATCTTTACTCCATCGTCTCAGTGGGAAGTCCAGACAGAGGTGGGGTATTATACGCGGGAGTTGGGGCTTTATACTAATAGGGGGGCGCTTTCAGAGCAGGTGAGATATTTCCCGGCAAAGATAGGTGTTGCCTTTATCGCCGATACGTATAGCCTTTTTCAGATAGGTGTTGAGGGAAATTATCTGGAACGTCAACATAAATTACTTGCAAATGAATATACCAATCAGCTTTTTTATCATTTTTCTCCTTCTTTTTCTTATGAGGTGAGCTGGGCTAAGGATAATTTTCTCAAGATCGATGGAGCGTATTTTTATGTTTTTCAGGATACCCTTTTTCATGAGGGAAATTTTGGTTTTCTTGATAGGCTCAATATTTTGTCTAGCCTTTCTCTTGACGTGGGAACGAGACTCTACTTTTCTTCACGTGATCCATTTTTCTGGTATCCTCTTGTCATGATGAGATATCGCTATACGCAGATGTTGGTTTTTACGCTTGGTCTCGAGGGAGAACGGCAGAGGTTTCTTGGCGAGAGACTTCTTGAGGAAAATCAGTACTTTTTTGTTTCGACAGTTCGCCGCGATCGATGGTCCCCTCAAATTGGTATCCAGTATCTGCCTGCAGAAAACTTTTCCATAAAGGGAAATGCTTTTTATCATTTATATCAAGTGTATGCTAACCCTGTTTATCTTCCTGAAAGGGATATGTTTACCTATGAGGAAAAAACAAACGTTTCTCTCTTGGCTATCCAGGGATCTCTTGATTGGACGCTTTTCAAAGGGCTTTTGTGGAAGAATACTCTCACCTATACTCTGGCTTTTTCACAAGACATCTATGAGATTGAAAGTGTGCTTTTCTCTTCTTTTCTTGAATGGAAACTTCAGGAGATTGGCTTAACCGCAACCCTTCGTAGCAGGTATTATCCGCATGTTCAATTGGCAAATGGGGCAACGCTTCCGGATGCCGTGATTCTTGATCTTGAGCTTTCTCAAAAGCTTGGGAGGGATTTTTATCTTGAGTTTGCTGTAGACAATATTCTTAATCAAAACCACTTCCAGAGACCTTCTCTCCCGGAAGGGGGTATTCAGGTTTTGGCTGGTTTACGTATTTTGTTGTGA
- the purH gene encoding bifunctional phosphoribosylaminoimidazolecarboxamide formyltransferase/IMP cyclohydrolase encodes MVNRALFSLYHKEGCESFARFLVDRGYEILSTGGTYKYLQERGIPVSEVSQVTGFPEVFDGRVKTLHPMIHGGILFRRENSSHQQQLTSHKIVPIDFVVVNLYPFKETIQKPNVTLEEIIEQIDIGGVALIRAAAKNYHDVCIIVDNNDIPLIQEEIEKNGSVSLETRTRLATKAFSHTAYYDSMISTYFQRMTEMTFPMEMGLPLKKISSLRYGENPHQQAALYRSFVDANISTINAEILWGKEMSYNNYLDADGCLDILREFANDKPFAVIIKHTNPCGAAYGQTLQEAFKRAKASDPVSAFGGIIGVNQTMDKSTATSIIEDFFEIVIAPEYDPEALDILKTKKNLRILKLKGSEWMKKGLNYRRIEGGMLVQEWDQVGMSQETWKVVTRTSPTDEQNEDLKFAWKIAKHVKSNAIVYVKAGQVIGVGAGQMSRVDSARIALEKTTNVGLHIQGAVMASDAFFPFRDTVDTAAKDGIVAIVQPGGSMRDQESIDAANEHGIAMVFTGIRHFKH; translated from the coding sequence ATTGTGAATCGAGCTCTTTTCAGCCTTTACCACAAAGAGGGATGTGAAAGTTTTGCCCGTTTTCTTGTTGACCGTGGTTATGAAATCCTCTCGACAGGAGGAACCTACAAATACCTCCAGGAACGCGGTATTCCTGTAAGCGAGGTTTCTCAGGTTACCGGTTTTCCAGAAGTCTTTGATGGACGGGTAAAAACCCTTCATCCTATGATTCACGGTGGTATTCTCTTTCGAAGAGAGAACTCTTCTCATCAGCAACAACTCACTTCTCATAAAATTGTACCTATTGACTTTGTGGTGGTCAATCTTTATCCTTTTAAGGAAACGATCCAGAAACCCAATGTTACTCTCGAGGAAATCATCGAACAGATTGACATTGGAGGAGTAGCCCTCATTCGTGCTGCCGCCAAAAATTACCACGATGTTTGTATCATCGTGGATAATAACGATATCCCCTTGATTCAAGAGGAAATAGAAAAAAATGGTTCTGTCTCACTGGAGACAAGAACTCGCCTGGCTACCAAAGCTTTTTCTCATACCGCTTACTACGATAGCATGATATCCACCTATTTTCAGCGTATGACAGAGATGACTTTCCCCATGGAGATGGGACTTCCACTAAAAAAAATCTCGAGTTTGCGTTATGGAGAAAATCCCCACCAACAGGCTGCTCTTTACCGAAGTTTTGTTGACGCCAATATCTCTACCATCAACGCAGAAATCCTCTGGGGAAAAGAGATGTCCTATAACAATTATCTCGACGCTGATGGTTGTTTAGATATCCTGCGAGAGTTTGCAAACGATAAACCTTTTGCGGTTATTATCAAACACACCAACCCCTGTGGAGCGGCGTATGGTCAAACACTCCAGGAAGCCTTTAAAAGGGCAAAAGCAAGTGATCCTGTTTCTGCCTTTGGCGGTATTATTGGCGTCAATCAAACTATGGATAAGTCAACTGCTACATCTATCATAGAAGACTTTTTTGAAATCGTCATTGCCCCGGAATATGATCCAGAAGCCCTTGATATTCTTAAAACAAAGAAAAATCTTCGTATCCTCAAGCTCAAGGGTTCAGAATGGATGAAAAAAGGTCTCAACTACCGTCGTATAGAAGGTGGCATGCTTGTTCAAGAATGGGACCAGGTAGGTATGTCACAGGAAACATGGAAGGTAGTCACCCGGACATCGCCTACTGACGAGCAGAACGAAGACTTAAAGTTTGCCTGGAAGATAGCCAAGCATGTCAAATCCAATGCCATCGTATATGTCAAGGCAGGCCAGGTTATCGGCGTTGGTGCCGGACAGATGTCCCGGGTAGATTCTGCCCGTATTGCCCTCGAAAAAACCACCAACGTAGGGTTACATATTCAAGGAGCCGTCATGGCCTCTGACGCCTTCTTCCCTTTCCGTGACACTGTCGATACAGCAGCCAAAGATGGTATCGTTGCTATTGTCCAACCAGGCGGATCCATGCGCGATCAAGAATCTATTGACGCAGCCAATGAGCATGGTATTGCCATGGTGTTTACAGGCATACGACACTTTAAGCACTAA
- a CDS encoding phytoene/squalene synthase family protein, which translates to MTEKEKKLFSSIFQKGSKTYFNSSLFFPKTMREQVFRLYAFVRVADNYVDAIPQQKEAFYQFKHAYLAARQGTPSQDPVIDSFVRLSQELGFPDEWADAFLAAMEEDLSKHIYHTLDETCEYMYGSAEVIGFFMSRIMMLPEEAYPYAALLGRAMQYINFIRDIAEDLSFGRIYLPLDESPFPDLKEETCRKNPSAFEQYIRRQIFRYLEWQNEAQKGYQFIPKKMLIPIKTAADMYAWTARKIFRNPWIVYKRKVKPPKWRILVQVLWNTLSL; encoded by the coding sequence ATGACAGAAAAAGAAAAAAAACTCTTCTCCTCCATCTTCCAAAAGGGTAGTAAAACCTACTTCAACTCAAGCCTTTTTTTCCCGAAAACGATGAGAGAGCAGGTTTTCAGGCTTTATGCTTTTGTCCGGGTTGCAGACAACTATGTGGATGCCATTCCTCAACAAAAAGAAGCCTTTTATCAGTTTAAACATGCCTATCTCGCTGCCCGTCAAGGCACACCTTCCCAGGACCCAGTTATTGACTCTTTTGTAAGGCTAAGCCAGGAACTTGGGTTTCCCGATGAGTGGGCAGATGCGTTTCTCGCCGCCATGGAAGAAGATCTCTCGAAACACATCTACCACACCCTGGATGAAACGTGTGAATATATGTACGGTTCAGCTGAAGTGATCGGTTTTTTCATGTCCCGTATCATGATGCTTCCAGAAGAAGCCTACCCCTACGCTGCCCTCCTCGGCAGAGCCATGCAATACATCAACTTCATCCGTGATATCGCCGAGGACCTCTCTTTTGGAAGAATCTATCTCCCTCTTGATGAGAGTCCTTTCCCTGACTTAAAAGAAGAAACATGTCGCAAGAATCCTTCCGCTTTTGAGCAGTATATCAGGCGCCAAATTTTTCGCTACCTCGAATGGCAAAACGAGGCTCAAAAAGGCTATCAATTTATCCCTAAAAAGATGCTTATCCCCATCAAAACAGCAGCAGACATGTATGCCTGGACAGCTCGAAAGATTTTCCGAAACCCATGGATTGTTTACAAAAGAAAAGTCAAACCACCAAAATGGCGAATCCTTGTACAGGTTTTGTGGAATACCCTCTCCCTTTAA
- a CDS encoding polyprenyl synthetase family protein codes for MKFLEIYRKDIQEALSQFFDEQVPHLFPINRWGKDVVERLKEFSLSGKLIRGALILFAEEMFAGKYTANAIKAAVSMELFQSGLLIHDDIMDQDTKRRGKTTIFYQYAELAKNISENEQTAYHFGESMGICVGDIAFFLGFENLSSLEVSPSTHNKIYNTFAREMSFVGLGQMQDIFFSLTDEGLSENTILSIYLYKTSRYTFSLPLMIGALLGGAKKHAIACLETIGENIGIIFQIKDDELGIFGDEKIVGKPIGSDIQENKKTLYFWYLQRYSNDEEKQKLSNIFGKSTITAKDVAFVHDLIKKYDIQNTIYQKQTGLAQLVKDEILSLPVAENYHKALLELLDYNLSRNF; via the coding sequence ATGAAATTTCTCGAAATTTACCGAAAAGATATTCAAGAGGCACTCTCTCAATTTTTTGATGAACAGGTTCCCCATCTCTTTCCTATCAATCGTTGGGGAAAAGATGTTGTCGAAAGACTTAAAGAGTTTTCTCTTTCCGGAAAACTGATACGAGGTGCTCTGATCCTTTTCGCTGAAGAAATGTTTGCCGGGAAATATACCGCCAACGCCATCAAAGCCGCCGTAAGCATGGAGCTTTTTCAAAGCGGACTTCTCATCCACGACGACATTATGGATCAGGATACCAAACGCCGAGGAAAAACAACCATTTTCTACCAATACGCAGAACTCGCCAAAAACATCAGCGAAAACGAACAAACCGCTTATCATTTTGGGGAATCGATGGGCATCTGTGTGGGTGATATAGCATTCTTTCTGGGATTTGAAAATCTCTCAAGCCTGGAGGTTTCTCCCTCAACTCATAATAAAATCTATAATACCTTCGCAAGGGAGATGTCTTTTGTAGGTCTCGGTCAGATGCAGGATATTTTTTTCTCACTCACGGATGAAGGTCTCAGTGAAAACACTATCCTCTCCATATATCTCTACAAAACATCACGTTATACCTTTTCTCTTCCTCTCATGATTGGAGCCCTGTTGGGAGGCGCAAAAAAACATGCTATAGCTTGCCTTGAAACCATCGGTGAGAACATTGGTATTATTTTCCAGATAAAAGACGATGAACTGGGAATCTTTGGGGATGAAAAAATCGTCGGAAAACCTATAGGCTCAGATATCCAGGAAAACAAAAAGACTCTCTATTTCTGGTATCTTCAACGCTACTCCAATGACGAAGAGAAACAGAAACTTTCCAATATTTTTGGAAAATCCACTATAACAGCAAAAGATGTAGCATTCGTTCATGATCTGATCAAGAAATACGATATACAAAACACCATTTATCAAAAGCAAACCGGTCTCGCTCAGCTCGTAAAAGATGAAATTCTTTCCCTCCCCGTAGCGGAAAACTACCACAAAGCCCTTCTTGAACTTTTAGATTACAACCTCTCAAGAAATTTCTAA
- a CDS encoding sugar ABC transporter permease — MANVKTKGKKLIDRSFFFDRKDSVGTLIYVYLSLIIMSIVAAYPIWYIFVSSITPGDKIMPDPFSFLPEGATFDNYVQAFRTKPILLWMFNSLVVSLVSTVIAVICALLAGYGLSRYRFPMRWPLMILLLVTQMFPAPMILLPLYILMGKLGLMNHLMALTVPYVATSIPFTTWLVKGFFDTIPRSLEESAYIDGASVMTTFFRVIMPLVQPAIAVSAIFTFLGFWSEYIVARVIIMSEKFYTLPLGLMLFRGEHNTKWGQYSAVALITTIPVVIIFTMLSKQIVGNLTVGSLKD; from the coding sequence ATGGCAAACGTGAAAACAAAAGGCAAAAAGCTTATAGATCGTTCTTTCTTTTTTGATAGAAAAGATTCTGTAGGGACACTGATTTATGTTTATTTGAGTCTTATTATTATGTCGATTGTGGCGGCGTATCCTATCTGGTATATCTTTGTTTCTTCCATTACTCCTGGAGATAAAATCATGCCTGATCCGTTTAGTTTCCTCCCGGAGGGCGCTACTTTTGATAATTATGTGCAGGCTTTTAGAACAAAACCTATTCTTTTGTGGATGTTTAATTCGCTCGTAGTTTCTCTGGTGTCTACAGTGATCGCGGTGATTTGTGCTTTGCTTGCAGGGTATGGGCTTTCCCGTTACCGTTTTCCCATGCGATGGCCACTGATGATTTTGCTTCTTGTGACGCAAATGTTTCCGGCGCCCATGATTTTGCTTCCTCTCTATATTTTGATGGGAAAACTTGGGCTTATGAATCATCTTATGGCTCTCACGGTGCCTTATGTTGCAACATCTATCCCTTTTACGACATGGCTGGTGAAAGGTTTCTTTGACACGATACCTCGTTCTCTTGAGGAATCTGCGTATATTGATGGAGCGAGTGTGATGACGACCTTTTTCCGTGTGATCATGCCTCTCGTACAACCGGCTATTGCAGTGAGTGCTATTTTCACTTTCCTGGGTTTCTGGTCAGAGTATATTGTGGCACGTGTGATTATTATGAGTGAGAAGTTTTATACCCTTCCCCTTGGACTTATGCTCTTTCGTGGCGAACACAATACCAAGTGGGGACAGTATTCGGCTGTAGCCCTTATTACTACGATTCCGGTGGTGATTATCTTTACAATGCTTTCAAAGCAAATTGTAGGGAATTTGACGGTCGGTTCATTGAAGGACTAG
- a CDS encoding carbohydrate ABC transporter permease — MFFHVTIGIWLATLLNRKLPGKSIFYIFLILPWAIPQYIAATTWKGMFNAQYGIIPAIFEKIGVHDTLRFAFNLQDISWIANPYLNFAACILVNIWLGFPFMMMIALGGLQTISSDYYEAAEIDGASGWQKFNYITLPLLMPIMVPAIILGTVWTFNMVNIIYIFADAGRVSEEAHILVTKMYVDGLQYFRYSYASAVGVFIFIILTLFAVLYMKATVKED, encoded by the coding sequence GTGTTCTTCCATGTGACTATCGGGATATGGCTTGCTACCCTCCTCAATAGAAAACTCCCTGGTAAATCTATCTTTTACATATTCCTCATTCTTCCCTGGGCTATTCCTCAATATATTGCAGCCACGACATGGAAGGGTATGTTTAATGCCCAATATGGTATTATACCAGCTATCTTTGAAAAAATTGGTGTTCACGATACATTGAGGTTTGCGTTTAATCTTCAGGATATTTCCTGGATTGCGAATCCTTATCTGAACTTTGCTGCGTGTATTCTGGTGAATATCTGGCTGGGATTCCCGTTTATGATGATGATTGCTCTGGGTGGTCTTCAGACGATATCCTCGGACTATTATGAAGCAGCTGAGATTGATGGGGCTTCTGGTTGGCAGAAGTTTAACTATATCACACTTCCTCTTTTGATGCCTATCATGGTGCCTGCGATTATTCTTGGAACGGTTTGGACCTTTAACATGGTAAATATTATTTACATATTTGCAGATGCAGGAAGAGTTTCAGAGGAGGCGCACATTCTTGTAACCAAGATGTATGTTGATGGTTTACAATATTTCAGGTACAGTTACGCGTCGGCAGTTGGGGTATTTATCTTTATTATTCTGACGCTGTTTGCTGTACTCTATATGAAGGCCACAGTGAAGGAGGACTAG
- a CDS encoding sugar ABC transporter substrate-binding protein encodes MRRSFSKKLVALASVVMLLGLVLVSCGGAKKEVTINIWEQHDDTIDKVFDEMIAEFMAANPDIKVVRTHYGTEDLREQFRTAALGGGGPEMIFGPNDNIGTMVQTGILMPLDNMLAGVVKKLSPAAVEASSLEGKIYGLPILVGNTLTLLYNKSMVDKPATKMSEIIALTAKYKDGKTYPMVFNQTEAFWFVTFLGAFGGRVFAADGKTPTLNTPEMKKALAYYYGLKQKGVIPRESDYDVSDKMFKEGKAAYLINGPWSFQGYADALKDKLGIAVLPVVDESGLPILAWNAAKTVSVNANIKDKAVLDAVKKFLEFMASKEFQVKYALVAKESPANLEAMADSRIQADAFIAATANQVKQSIPMPINAEMRAVWDAIGPTLKKVMTGAVTPEAAAEEMQKIAEAKIKEM; translated from the coding sequence ATGAGAAGGAGTTTCTCAAAGAAGCTTGTCGCTCTGGCAAGCGTGGTAATGTTGTTGGGTCTCGTGCTCGTATCCTGTGGTGGTGCCAAGAAAGAAGTTACCATCAACATCTGGGAACAGCATGATGACACTATCGACAAGGTGTTTGATGAGATGATTGCTGAGTTCATGGCTGCAAATCCTGACATCAAAGTCGTCCGCACTCACTATGGTACAGAGGATCTGCGCGAGCAGTTTAGAACAGCTGCTCTTGGCGGTGGTGGTCCTGAGATGATCTTTGGGCCCAATGATAACATTGGTACCATGGTTCAGACAGGTATTCTCATGCCTCTAGACAATATGCTTGCCGGTGTAGTGAAGAAACTCTCTCCTGCTGCCGTTGAGGCTTCTTCACTTGAGGGGAAGATTTACGGTTTGCCTATCCTTGTTGGTAACACACTGACATTGCTCTATAACAAGAGCATGGTTGATAAGCCTGCTACTAAGATGAGTGAGATTATTGCTCTTACTGCAAAGTACAAAGATGGCAAGACCTATCCGATGGTGTTTAACCAGACGGAAGCTTTCTGGTTTGTTACTTTCCTTGGTGCGTTTGGTGGTCGTGTGTTTGCTGCTGATGGCAAGACACCTACCCTCAACACACCTGAGATGAAGAAAGCTCTTGCTTATTACTATGGTTTGAAGCAGAAGGGCGTGATTCCTCGTGAATCCGACTATGATGTTTCTGATAAGATGTTCAAAGAAGGCAAAGCCGCTTATCTTATTAACGGTCCTTGGTCTTTCCAGGGTTATGCTGATGCTCTCAAGGATAAGCTTGGGATTGCTGTTCTTCCTGTAGTTGATGAAAGCGGTCTTCCTATTTTGGCTTGGAACGCAGCAAAGACTGTTTCTGTCAATGCAAACATCAAGGATAAGGCTGTTCTTGATGCTGTGAAGAAGTTCCTTGAATTCATGGCTTCTAAGGAATTTCAGGTGAAGTATGCTCTCGTGGCAAAAGAAAGTCCTGCTAACCTCGAGGCTATGGCAGATTCTCGCATTCAGGCAGATGCTTTCATTGCTGCTACAGCCAACCAGGTAAAGCAGAGTATTCCTATGCCTATCAACGCTGAGATGCGTGCAGTATGGGATGCTATTGGCCCAACCCTCAAGAAGGTTATGACTGGTGCTGTTACACCTGAGGCTGCTGCTGAAGAAATGCAGAAGATTGCTGAAGCTAAGATTAAAGAGATGTAA